TCTCTTGGAACTTCAACACCACCAATCATATTGTCCATAGCAACTGTACGGTCATTTTTAAGAACCTCTACATTTTGTTGCTTAGCGATATCATTGAAATTGTCTTTGTTAACTGCTGTATAGAATTGATTTGCTTTAGAATAAGCGGCATCTGTAGTTTCTTTACCAGAGTGGATACTCTTGTCTACTATCGCCAATTTTGCAATAGGTGAGTTTCCAATTACTCTATTGATTTTTACAATATGAACGCCATAATTCGTTGAAACTACTTTTACATCGCCAGCAGCACTTTCGAATAAAGTCTCATCCAATTCTGGAACCATACCACGTGTAAGCGTTCCGATTTCACCAGCATTGTTTTTGCTGTTTGGATCTGCACTGAATTCTACAGCTAATGCCGCAAAGTTAGCACCACCTTGAATTAGGTTTTTGATAGAATCTGCTTTTGCTAAAGCTTTATCAACACCACCCTCAGTAGCTGGATTGATTACGATATGACTAGCATTTACAGAGTCAGGACTATTTTTAACAGAAATAACCTTAGCTATTTCGTAAACGTTCTGGGTAAGGAAAGGTCCTACAACTGTTCCAGGTGCAGTCTTGAAAACTACTGAATCCAATGCAGGACTCAATTGACCTTTGGTGTAATATCTTACAGGATATTTGTTCTCTGAATTGATCGTTACAAAACTTGAATCATTGGTTGAAGCCTGAAGTTCAGTTTTCAACTTCTGAATATCCCCTGATACCAATGCTGAATCTGCTGCGTTTGGTCTAGCATCAAATAAAACATACTCAATGGTGCGAATCTCTTCAGGATTTTTGAATGCGTTTTTGTTCTTGTCGTAATATTCTTTATAATCTGCGTCAGTCAATTTGATCTCTGAATCTTTAACTGATGCATAATCCAACATCACATACTTGAAGTTTGCCAGTTTGTTACGAGCGTTATAATCGTATTCAGCCTCTAATGAAGTTGTATAAATACTGTTGTTGATAAGGTTCGTATACTTTTGGTTCAAACGCTCGTTTTTCACATTTTGCAATAAACCTTCCCATTGTTGATTTACTTCTGGGTTAGTTTTTGCTTCTTGTTGTACACCTGCAAGGTAATTTCTGTCGAATTGACCCGTTTGAGGATTTGTGAAGGCTTGAACGATTTGAGGCGAAGGATTATTACCTGTCACCATGCTGTTCATCTCGTCACCACCAACTTGAAGACCAATTTTTTCAATCTCTTGGTTTAAAAGATTCTGAGTTAAAAATTGATTCCAAACTTGTTGAACTGCAAATGAACGCATTTGAGGTGAAGACTGTCCACCCATTTGTTGTTGATACATTTGGCTTGCTTGATCCACTTGACCATTGAATGTAGGGTAGTCCATGGCCTCGCCATTTACACTTCCCACCTCATTTTGGCTTCTCGCCCAAAATGGGGTACCAACATTGATGGCATCACCTAATAAAAATGCAACAATTGCTAAACCAATCACGAAAATGACTAAGCCCGCACGGTTTCGCAAAGAGGTCATTAATCCCATAACGATATTCTATAATTTTATGCTAATATTTTTAATAAATTGTTTTTTCGTAAAAACAAGGCGCAAGATACAACTTTTATAAAAAAAACAGTAAAAAATTTCTGCTAGTTCCCAAATGAAGGCAATTGTGAGTCCGAACTAGGATAATGAATTGCTGTACCATTCATAAAACGGATGTCATTAAAGTCTTCATTCGCAGTAAAGGAGGTCCCCTGTGCTGAGGTGCGACCATCGTTGTACTCCGCTGTAATTGGTTGGCTACCGTAATACTTCTTGTTGTTTTCGTCGTAAATCAACTCCTCCGTCTTAATAACAGTCCCATCAACCTTAGTGATCACAACATTGTTGCGGAATTCAGTCAATCCCTCAAGTTTCTTCTGCAAAGCATACTCCGAGGTTACCCGTTGCATCTCCTTGGCATGCTCATCAAAAAAGATGATCAAAACTCCTTTCTTAAATTCATAGTTCCCAGTGCTGTCATGATAAACACGCATCTCGGGTGCTTTCAACTCCGCCTTTACCTTCGCAGAATCACTATAAATAACAGTTACGTCCTTGGAGATATCAACAGCCTCCTCCGCCTTAATATTGGCCAAACGGTCAATATCCTTGGTGTCATTTTCACAGGCAATTGACAAGATTGCCCCTAGCAAAACA
The Sphingobacterium daejeonense genome window above contains:
- a CDS encoding peptidylprolyl isomerase, with the translated sequence MGLMTSLRNRAGLVIFVIGLAIVAFLLGDAINVGTPFWARSQNEVGSVNGEAMDYPTFNGQVDQASQMYQQQMGGQSSPQMRSFAVQQVWNQFLTQNLLNQEIEKIGLQVGGDEMNSMVTGNNPSPQIVQAFTNPQTGQFDRNYLAGVQQEAKTNPEVNQQWEGLLQNVKNERLNQKYTNLINNSIYTTSLEAEYDYNARNKLANFKYVMLDYASVKDSEIKLTDADYKEYYDKNKNAFKNPEEIRTIEYVLFDARPNAADSALVSGDIQKLKTELQASTNDSSFVTINSENKYPVRYYTKGQLSPALDSVVFKTAPGTVVGPFLTQNVYEIAKVISVKNSPDSVNASHIVINPATEGGVDKALAKADSIKNLIQGGANFAALAVEFSADPNSKNNAGEIGTLTRGMVPELDETLFESAAGDVKVVSTNYGVHIVKINRVIGNSPIAKLAIVDKSIHSGKETTDAAYSKANQFYTAVNKDNFNDIAKQQNVEVLKNDRTVAMDNMIGGVEVPRELLRWAFEAEKGEVSDKIYETNDNFIVARVTGVQPKGIQPLESVKTLIEPVVKNMVKARMLKEKMNNALSGAGSIDQVAQKLGKNVQSVDNVVLANPVIPGVAVENAVVGTVFGLQPNKPSKTIEGKQGVYAVQVNGFVNPKALAGEELTTQQKQITEAKAQRSWGTILKALQDNAKIVDNRIKFY
- the lptC gene encoding LPS export ABC transporter periplasmic protein LptC — translated: MHFAPIKISRILPLTIVLLGAILSIACENDTKDIDRLANIKAEEAVDISKDVTVIYSDSAKVKAELKAPEMRVYHDSTGNYEFKKGVLIIFFDEHAKEMQRVTSEYALQKKLEGLTEFRNNVVITKVDGTVIKTEELIYDENNKKYYGSQPITAEYNDGRTSAQGTSFTANEDFNDIRFMNGTAIHYPSSDSQLPSFGN